The region ATTCATGCATGGGTGGATTTCAACCCCAAAAAATGgcaactttatgattctagaacTCAAATAACATTGAGAGTGGCAACTCGAAGTTCCAAAAACGACATGGACACAAGGGACTTCATCCATGGGACCAAAAGAGTCCATAAACCCAAACTAAAAGAGATCTAAGAGAATAACCACCAAattcagaactttatacctcaaatgagagcCAAAAGTTGGTGAGGTTCTGGATTCAAAAGCTCTATCTTCTCCACCATGTCCTTAAGAATGAACACCTTCTTCAAAAGTACCACAATATTCTTCTAATGACCttcaaagctccaagaacacactAGGAATGATTAGGGTTTATAGAGTTGGGTTTTAGGGACAAAGCGGCTGATAAAAGTAGGGTTTCACTccataatgttgcttaaatagtGGCCAAAtacccggaaattagggttttcacaaaccccacgtatgcccagcgtacatacgtgtacgcccaacgtatgtgtCTGTGGTCCCGATATGATTCACtcgagtacactaagcgtacacctTGGAACGCATGGCGTACTCGTTGCACActtgtatgccccgcgtacaaaCCCAAGGACCAAAAGTGCAAACTTTGAAATATAAGGGTACAAATGGAACGTACCTCACTTCAGGTGTTATAATTTATATcctttttggtgattaaataaacgATTAAACTTTGAACTCTTCAAATCTTTATTGTATTATAGAAACTTTACAAGCTTGCAACGGTTGGGCTTAAGAATTGATATTTTTTCTCGCCAAGAATAAGATTGGGTTCATAAACGGAATGATCAAGAAACCAAAAGAAGACTCGGCCACCTACATGATGTGGATGCGAGTCGATGCAATGATAAAGACATCAGAACGAGTGTTAAGTACGCAAATACAATGAAAGAAATCCAGGATGATCTTCAGGAAATATAAAAAAGTGCTCAAAGAGCATATGAGCAGAATCAAATTCTCACGATCAAGCGACAAGACAAAACTTCTGTTTCAGCATACTATACCAAGTTACAAGGACTGTGGCACATGAACCATACCATGTCTCTTGTCCCTTGCTACACATGCTTGTATTGTGTGTGACATTGGCAAAAGACTTAGGTGGTGTTTGGTTCGCAAAATGTATTTGAAGGAATTTGAATATGTTAAGGAATTGGAATTTTCCAGGAATTATAATCAAATTCAATATTATGTTTGATTGGTTGAAAATGGAACTGAAATAATATAAAATGACAAAATTGCCCTTTTTTTTGCatatttttactttgttttataacttatatgtaaaactatattatataaattataaaaatagtaaatgatggtgatggtggcagTGATGTTAACGGTGGCAATAGTGGTGATGATGGCGACAAAGGTGATGGTGGTTAGTAGCGGAGGTGATGAAGATATTAATTGTGACTGTGATGGTGATGTTGGTGGTCATGAGTAGTGGCGGAGATGGTGGGTGGTGTAATGGTGGAGGTGGAAATGTTGGTAGTAACAGTGGTGGTGATGAAGGTGGTGGCAAAGGTGTTGTCGGTGGTGGCGACAAAGGTGTTGGTGGTGGCAACGAAGGTAATGGCGGTGATGGTGGCAGTGATGGTATGGATACGGTGGTGAGTGGTAGTGGAGGTGGAAGGTAGTGTGGTGATataggtggtgatggtggtggtggtaggtagttgtggtagtggtaggtggtggtggaggtgatgTGCAGTGGGAAATGATGACAATGATgtatggtggtggaggtggtggtggttatggtggAGGTGGTGATAACGGTGGTGGGTAGCAGTGGCAGTGGTCGATGGTGGTGGAGGTGATGGTTCTAGTGGGTGGAGGGTGGTGGTAGCAGAGGTaccggtggtggtgatggtgggtggcgatggaggtggtggtggtggtggtggtggtgtgtagcggtggtgggtggtggtggtggcgacaAAGGAGTTTTATATGTAGTGCTAGAAGTAAAATGGGTAATATGGTAACATTCAAAATTCTCAGTTGAAAGGATTTTTAATTCCTTAAGTTTTTGAATAAAATTTATTTTCCCTCATTGGAAGGAAAATTTGACTCATATAGGAATCAAATTCATTTTAAAAACTTGAACCAAACAAAGAAAAGTGATGGAATTAGATTCCAATTCCTTCTAATTCCAGTGGATTCCAGCGAACCAAATGACACGTTAAGGAATTCAAAGAAAGGGAAAAGACTCTACAAATTTTGCATGGGTCTTGACAACGAATAGTCGACCATAAAGACATAAATTCTCTCCATGAAACCCACACCCATGTTGGGAACGATGTACTATCTTGTGTTAGAAGATGAACAACAAAGGGCAGTTTCGACATTAAAGAAGTTGACAACAGCAGCAGCCGCCTTCCAAAATTATGCCCCCGGATGAAGGGAAGACTCTACTCAGCAAAAGAAAAAGTTTACACCAAAGGATTCTAAATGAGTGACATGGGAAGAAACAGTGCATTGCAATAATTATGGCAAGAATGGTCAAACATAGACATGTGTTTCAATAGGATCGAGTATCCTGATTGGCGGCCAAGCAAAACAAAATAGGAACATAACAAAACGAATGCAACTTATGTGGATTCAGGACCAGTCCAATACCAGGGCTATCCAATGAACATTATCAAAAGCAGATCGAACATTTTACAAAAAGATGGATCAAACGACAACACCACCCTGATAGTAAACATGGTTGGTAAGGTCGAAATTGATGATGCATGGGTTGTAGACTTTTGTGTCACTgagcacataacatataaacttgaaatccTAGAAATGGAATAAGTAACCCATTGGAACCACCTGTCATGACACCTAATGGTGATATTGGTCATGTTGAAGTAAGAGGAAATTGCACATTAAAAAACACAGTGAAAAGTGAAAGTGTCTTGCATTTTCCTAAATTCAGATTCAATTTATTATCAGTTAGTTGACTTACTAGAGATTTGCAATGTGTTGTTTCTTCCTGATTTGTATTACATGCAGGACTTACGCTCGAGGAACTTGATTGGCGTAGGTGAGTGCAAATTTATCCTCTATCGAATAGACTTGGTGGCAACTGAAGGGAGAACGATAAATGTTGAGCTATGGCATAAGAGGTTGGGTCACGCTACAAAATCAAAGCTAAACCAGGTCGATTTTTAGAGAATTTTCTAGAAAATTAAAAGACACAGTCTTTTATTATTGTGTAAAGGCAAAGCATACTAGGCTTCCTTTTTCGTCTTAGTTCAATAAAATATAGTTGCTTTGATTTGTTACATGTTGATGTTTGGGGCAAGTATCATACACGGTACACCTTCAATTTCTCGTCCTAGCTATTTCCTTACTATTGTGGACAATTTTAGTAGGGTTGCCTGGGCTTATCTCCTCAAACACAAAAATGAAGCAAGAAATTATTTGGTTGATTTTCACAATATAATGAAGACTCAATTAGAAAAACAAATCAAAAGAATAACAACAGACAATGGTGGGGAGTTCATATCAGGCTCAATGAAGGAGTTTTATGTAAAAGAAGGAATTATATTAGAAACCAATTGCCCCCACACCCCACAACAAAATGGGGTTGTGGAGCGAAAATATAGACACATTCTCGAGATTCCAATGGCATTGAAATTTAAAGCTAACCTACCGATCAAGTTCCGGGGAGAAAGTGTTCTCACAAAAACTTATATCATAAACAGATTGCCCTCGAAAGTCATTAAAGAAAAAACACCATACGAAGTTCTTTTTGGGTAGAAACCTATTTATAACCATATTAAGGTATTTAGGTGGTTGGTTTATGCAAGAAATACATAAACCAAAGGAGACAAGACCTGTGACATCCTCAAATTCAAGGtcatttaaaaaatttatttatgcttatttaaaaatcagagtatttgttttaaagaatatcaatgcggaatttgttcccataaaaacatgataataatattatcaaagcatttccgaagaaatgtattttatttatattaaaatattaggatatcatcgtcaatacaaaaacataggCATagacagaccttaca is a window of Lactuca sativa cultivar Salinas chromosome 1, Lsat_Salinas_v11, whole genome shotgun sequence DNA encoding:
- the LOC111915676 gene encoding putative glycine-rich cell wall structural protein 1, with translation MVMLVVMSSGGDGGWCNGGGGNVGSNSGGDEGGGKGVVGGGDKGVGGGNEGNGGDGGSDVVGGGGGDVQWEMMTMMYGGGGGGGYGGGGDNGGG